The nucleotide window ATCTACTAGAAGAATGCGACGAAGAGAGTCCATGATCAGGCCATCATCATGACCCGGAACTCGTCGAAGGAGAGTTTGCCGTCGCCGTCGAGGTCGAATCTGCAGATCATTGCCCGGCACTCCTCCACGCCCAGCTCGTGCGACCCCAACCTGCTCAGCGTCCGCCTCAGGCTCGCCGGCGTAATCGTGTCTTCCGTGGGCGACGACGCGTACATCCCGAACGCCTCCCTCAGGCACCTTCGCTTCACGTCGGCATCGTCCTCTTCCTGAGCACCGGCGCCGGCTGTCAGCCTCGAGAACTCTTTTTGGTTTAGCAGTCCGTCGCCGTCGACGTCCACCGTCGCGAggaccgccgccgcctcctcctcagacACGTCCTCGCCCAGTGTCGCCTCCATGCAGCGTCGCAGCTCGGACGCGGACACCTTGCCGTCGCCGTCCTCGTCGAAGGCGGCGAACACCGACGGCACCGCCATGATCGGGCGACTATTCATCGATCTTGCTTCCTTTTCACTAGATGATCTGCTGGCTAGCTGATTGGGAGCTGGTAATTAACTTGATTTGTATGCCTTGAAAGGAGTTGATGATAGTATGGCGCGCGTGGCGGGGGTATATATACGCGTGCGAATGGAGGACAAGATGTTGGCATCGATGGAGATGATGTGTCAGCTTCATTAGTTTCCGCGTCATTTTTGTGCAGCGCACATGCATATGTGAAATTAAGTATATCCGTGTTTTGTACGCGTACAAGTCCCTTTGAAGAAGTCTAACATCGATCATGGAGGTACTAGTAAATGTGGCGCATGCGTGGACCTCAATTCTTGCGTCAATTCATTCGAATTCGAATGATTTGAAGATTGCTCACCACGCCTGCCTCGCGGTCCTTGCGTCAATTAATTAAGCACTATGAAACCATGTTCTATATCCAAGGGCCAAATGTTT belongs to Triticum urartu cultivar G1812 chromosome 7, Tu2.1, whole genome shotgun sequence and includes:
- the LOC125522437 gene encoding probable calcium-binding protein CML25/26 gives rise to the protein MNSRPIMAVPSVFAAFDEDGDGKVSASELRRCMEATLGEDVSEEEAAAVLATVDVDGDGLLNQKEFSRLTAGAGAQEEDDADVKRRCLREAFGMYASSPTEDTITPASLRRTLSRLGSHELGVEECRAMICRFDLDGDGKLSFDEFRVMMMA